One region of Rhodocaloribacter litoris genomic DNA includes:
- a CDS encoding NAD(P)/FAD-dependent oxidoreductase: MKEVHIIGAGPAGLAAALYLARAGWHPVVFEQAQEVGSRFHGDFQGLENWSTEEDVRDVLAALGIETTFRCVPFSSGTFYAPSGQAYPLRTRRPLFYLVQRGPAPASLDQGLKEQALQAGAEIRFGEKVDTARAAKVIVATGPRAPDAIARGLLFETSHPDACFGFLGDHLAPRGYAYLLIHAGRATLATCLFDHFEQATHYFDQTLQTILDVVDLDVKNPRPFGGYVNFRISPPWVRNHRMYLVGERAGFQDALWGFGLRYALLSGTLAARAIVQELDYNDLCRTHLLPRLETSLVNRMLYNQLGNYGYEWVLRRLTGLDVITKLHEHYQPSPLKHRLYDLARRHIHPRLREEACQEEACACLWCTHGRQVDTRGMERCVERHSKGAS, from the coding sequence ATGAAAGAGGTTCATATCATCGGCGCAGGACCCGCCGGGCTGGCAGCGGCGCTGTACCTGGCGCGTGCAGGATGGCACCCCGTCGTCTTCGAGCAGGCACAAGAGGTCGGGTCTCGGTTTCACGGAGACTTCCAGGGGCTAGAGAACTGGTCTACGGAAGAGGATGTGCGGGACGTCCTGGCGGCCCTGGGGATCGAAACCACCTTCAGGTGTGTCCCCTTTTCGTCGGGTACTTTCTACGCCCCCTCGGGCCAGGCTTATCCCCTACGGACGCGGCGCCCCCTCTTCTATCTCGTGCAGCGGGGTCCTGCACCGGCATCGCTCGATCAGGGGCTCAAGGAGCAAGCCCTTCAGGCCGGCGCCGAGATCCGGTTCGGAGAAAAGGTTGACACGGCCCGCGCGGCCAAGGTCATCGTGGCTACCGGCCCCCGTGCGCCGGATGCGATTGCCCGGGGCCTGCTCTTCGAAACCTCACATCCTGATGCCTGCTTTGGTTTTCTGGGAGACCACCTGGCGCCGCGCGGATACGCCTACCTGCTCATCCATGCAGGCCGGGCTACCCTGGCCACCTGTCTCTTCGACCACTTCGAGCAGGCCACGCATTACTTCGACCAAACCCTCCAAACGATCCTGGACGTGGTCGATCTCGACGTAAAAAATCCCCGACCATTCGGCGGTTATGTCAACTTCAGGATAAGCCCCCCCTGGGTTCGGAACCACCGCATGTACCTGGTAGGCGAGCGGGCCGGCTTCCAGGATGCCCTCTGGGGCTTCGGGCTACGCTATGCTCTGCTCTCCGGCACCCTGGCTGCCCGTGCTATCGTGCAGGAGCTGGATTACAATGACCTGTGCCGTACGCACCTGCTCCCCCGGCTCGAAACTTCGCTCGTCAACCGCATGCTGTATAACCAGCTCGGCAATTACGGCTACGAGTGGGTCCTCCGGCGTCTGACGGGGCTGGATGTGATTACCAAATTGCACGAGCATTACCAGCCCTCTCCCCTCAAGCACAGGCTCTACGACCTCGCCCGGCGACACATTCATCCTCGCCTGCGCGAAGAGGCCTGCCAGGAGGAGGCCTGTGCCTGCCTGTGGTGTACCCACGGCAGGCAGGTCGACACCCGCGGTATGGAACGCTGCGTAGAAAGGCACTCGAAGGGCGCCTCCTGA
- a CDS encoding copper-translocating P-type ATPase, translated as MNPTHASHDGDHDAPAKAPEHDHGAHGHGDHGHGAHRHNHGAHGHGDHGHDDGAHGHGAHGHDHHAMMVEDFRKRFWISLLLTLPILALSPMIQGFLGIEEALRFPGDRYVLWALSSVVFFYGGWPFLNGLFSELRKRQPGMMTLISVAITTAYVYSSAVVFGLAGKIFFWELATLIDVMLLGHWIEMKSVLGASRALDELARLMPSEAHRVQPDGSVVDVPLDQLQAGDRVLVRPGEKIPADGVVVQGQSAVNEAMLTGESVPVNKKEGDVVIGGAINGEGSLILEVQKTGSESFLAQVIDLVRQAQESKSKTQDLANRAARWLTFVALGGGALTLFVWIVLMDQPFDFALERMVTVMVIACPHALGLAVPLVVAVSTALSAQNGLLIRDRSAFEAARNLQAIIFDKTGTLTEGRFGITDTLLFDQALTEDELLRYAAAVEAHSEHPIAQAIAAAVERPPAVENFNAIPGKGAEGTVEGREVKIVSPGYLKEHGIAFDDPRYEELSEQGKTVVFVLIDGRLVGALALADVIRPESREAIAALKRMGIRTMMLTGDNRKVAAWVSQQIGLDEYFAEVLPHQKAEKVKEVQARGLTVAMTGDGVNDAPALAQADVGIAVGAGTDVAIETADIILVRSNPKDVLAVLRLSRATYRKMIQNLWWAAGYNIVAIPLAAGVLYQLGLLLGPAVAAVFMSASTVIVSINARFLKIER; from the coding sequence ATGAACCCTACCCACGCTTCCCACGACGGGGACCATGATGCCCCTGCGAAGGCCCCCGAACACGACCACGGCGCCCACGGGCACGGCGACCATGGACACGGCGCCCATAGACACAACCACGGCGCCCACGGGCACGGCGACCATGGACACGACGATGGCGCCCACGGGCACGGTGCCCATGGACACGACCATCACGCCATGATGGTGGAAGACTTCCGTAAGCGGTTCTGGATCTCGCTCCTGCTTACGCTCCCCATCCTGGCCCTTTCGCCCATGATCCAGGGTTTCCTGGGCATCGAAGAGGCGCTGCGCTTTCCGGGCGACCGCTATGTGCTCTGGGCGCTTTCCTCGGTGGTCTTCTTCTACGGCGGCTGGCCGTTCCTGAATGGGCTCTTCTCCGAACTCCGAAAACGCCAGCCGGGGATGATGACCCTCATCTCTGTCGCCATCACCACGGCCTACGTCTACAGCAGCGCCGTGGTCTTCGGGCTGGCCGGCAAGATCTTCTTCTGGGAGCTGGCCACGCTGATCGACGTGATGCTGCTGGGGCACTGGATCGAGATGAAGTCGGTGCTGGGCGCTTCCCGGGCGCTGGATGAACTGGCCCGCCTCATGCCCAGCGAGGCCCACCGGGTGCAACCCGACGGCAGCGTGGTGGACGTGCCCCTCGATCAGCTCCAGGCGGGGGACCGGGTCCTCGTCCGGCCCGGCGAAAAGATCCCGGCCGACGGGGTGGTGGTCCAGGGGCAGAGCGCCGTGAATGAGGCCATGCTCACGGGCGAATCGGTGCCGGTGAACAAAAAGGAAGGCGACGTGGTGATCGGCGGGGCCATCAACGGGGAAGGGTCCCTTATCCTGGAGGTACAGAAGACCGGGTCGGAGAGCTTCCTCGCCCAGGTGATCGACCTGGTACGGCAGGCCCAGGAGTCGAAGTCGAAGACGCAGGACCTGGCCAACCGAGCCGCCCGGTGGTTGACGTTCGTCGCGCTCGGGGGCGGGGCCCTCACGCTCTTCGTCTGGATCGTCCTGATGGACCAGCCCTTCGACTTCGCCCTCGAACGCATGGTGACGGTGATGGTGATCGCCTGTCCGCACGCCCTCGGGCTGGCCGTGCCGCTGGTGGTGGCCGTCTCGACGGCGCTCTCGGCACAGAACGGGCTCCTCATCCGCGACCGTTCCGCCTTCGAGGCAGCGCGGAACCTGCAGGCGATCATCTTCGACAAAACCGGCACACTCACCGAGGGCCGGTTCGGCATCACCGACACCCTCCTCTTCGACCAGGCGCTGACGGAAGACGAACTGCTCCGGTACGCCGCCGCGGTAGAGGCCCATTCGGAGCACCCCATCGCCCAGGCCATCGCGGCGGCGGTCGAGCGCCCGCCGGCCGTCGAAAACTTCAACGCCATCCCCGGCAAGGGAGCCGAAGGCACCGTCGAGGGGCGGGAGGTCAAGATCGTCAGCCCCGGCTACCTGAAAGAACACGGCATCGCGTTCGACGACCCGCGGTATGAGGAACTCTCGGAGCAGGGCAAGACCGTCGTCTTCGTCCTGATCGACGGGCGGCTGGTCGGCGCCCTCGCGCTGGCCGACGTCATCCGCCCCGAGTCTCGCGAGGCCATCGCCGCCCTCAAGCGCATGGGGATCCGGACGATGATGCTCACCGGCGACAACCGCAAGGTGGCCGCCTGGGTCAGCCAACAGATCGGGCTGGATGAGTACTTCGCCGAGGTGCTTCCCCACCAGAAAGCCGAGAAGGTCAAGGAAGTGCAGGCCCGTGGGTTGACCGTCGCCATGACCGGGGACGGGGTCAACGATGCGCCCGCACTGGCCCAGGCCGACGTGGGCATCGCCGTGGGGGCCGGTACGGACGTGGCCATCGAGACCGCCGACATCATCCTGGTTCGCAGCAATCCGAAGGATGTGCTGGCGGTGTTAAGGCTCTCGCGTGCCACCTACCGGAAGATGATCCAGAATCTGTGGTGGGCGGCCGGTTACAACATCGTGGCCATCCCGCTGGCCGCCGGGGTGCTGTACCAGCTCGGCCTGCTGCTGGGCCCGGCCGTCGCCGCCGTCTTCATGTCGGCCAGCACCGTGATCGTCTCGATCAATGCCCGGTTCCTGAAGATCGAACGCTGA
- a CDS encoding methyltransferase family protein, protein MNGPYDYGYWTMAIVMSLVFIVFAFSFTRPKHWRDWRTFGAFAAFIVALFTEMYGFPLTIYLLSGWLTSRYPNLNLFAHDTGHLWQTLFGIGEGNSLAAHFNALHVLSNLLIAGGVILIMSAWRVLYRAHREQRLATTGPYAHVRHPQYVGFVAVLLGFLVQWPTLLTLAMFPVLVWMYARLARIEEHEVRARFGAAYDAYAAQIPRFIPRRGVRYENPGETTAEPVLSSTDLNPVR, encoded by the coding sequence ATGAACGGTCCCTATGACTACGGCTACTGGACGATGGCGATCGTGATGTCGCTGGTCTTCATCGTCTTCGCCTTCAGCTTTACGCGCCCGAAGCACTGGCGGGACTGGCGCACCTTCGGGGCCTTTGCGGCCTTTATCGTGGCGCTCTTCACGGAGATGTACGGCTTCCCGCTGACCATCTACCTGCTCTCGGGGTGGCTCACCAGCCGGTATCCGAACCTGAACCTCTTTGCCCACGATACCGGCCACCTCTGGCAGACCCTCTTCGGGATCGGGGAGGGCAACTCGCTGGCGGCGCATTTCAACGCGTTACACGTGCTGAGCAACCTGCTCATCGCCGGTGGAGTCATCCTCATCATGAGCGCCTGGCGCGTGCTCTACCGGGCCCACCGCGAGCAGCGCCTGGCCACGACCGGCCCCTATGCCCACGTGCGCCACCCCCAGTACGTCGGGTTCGTGGCGGTGCTGCTGGGCTTCCTGGTGCAGTGGCCCACCCTCCTGACGCTGGCCATGTTTCCCGTACTGGTGTGGATGTATGCCCGCCTGGCACGGATCGAGGAGCACGAGGTACGCGCGCGCTTCGGGGCGGCCTACGACGCCTACGCCGCCCAGATCCCCCGCTTCATCCCGCGCCGCGGCGTGCGTTATGAGAACCCGGGCGAGACCACAGCAGAACCCGTACTTTCCAGCACCGACTTGAACCCCGTGAGGTGA
- a CDS encoding YybH family protein — protein MTRLRLRAPLAVLVLLLLSACAQPEPPAQEAPSPAELEALLEQQAQAIREGDLATLDALWSSGEAVYIFEQGGVDSSWAAYRDHHLGPELEALDDLDFRHEDVRIRAGQDLAVATGRYVLKARHEDRPVESQGVFTTVLAREEGGWKIVHSHLSRRCR, from the coding sequence ATGACCCGACTCCGTTTACGCGCTCCCCTCGCTGTGCTGGTTCTCCTGTTGTTGTCGGCCTGCGCACAGCCTGAACCTCCGGCACAGGAAGCCCCCTCCCCGGCCGAACTCGAAGCCCTCCTCGAACAACAGGCACAGGCCATCCGTGAAGGCGACCTGGCCACCCTCGACGCCCTCTGGTCCTCCGGCGAAGCCGTGTATATCTTCGAACAGGGCGGGGTGGATAGCTCCTGGGCCGCCTACCGGGATCATCATCTGGGCCCCGAGCTCGAAGCCCTCGACGATCTCGACTTCCGTCACGAAGACGTTCGGATCCGTGCGGGCCAAGACCTGGCCGTCGCCACGGGCCGATATGTCCTGAAGGCTCGCCATGAAGACCGCCCGGTAGAAAGCCAGGGGGTCTTCACGACGGTGCTGGCCCGCGAAGAGGGAGGCTGGAAGATCGTCCACTCTCACCTCAGCCGCCGGTGCAGATAA
- a CDS encoding DUF2231 domain-containing protein — MFSLPEWAPNVHPLIVHFPIALLATAALFDLLSLVPPGRPGVRKVAVSLYTLGALALAVAFYTGRAAADGLDLPAQIIPHVTDHADWAERTLWFFGLYAGVRLLALWFEVKGKYRVPRWIPLLLFLAGTAGYYLVVETGDHGARLVYAYGVGVQPDVEQAEENIEEPAPAAPADTVARVEVQPDGSWTWQPGPGAPRVLTETFRFLLGSPANLVPVVSDSGLVLQGTGRPVLFVLDRPLGSLQAEASLDLRAFKGRFRLVHHLQDARNYDFLEVADGRLLQGRMQEGTAETFDAAPAPADGPLVLKVVSDGTHFRGYARDEMATHGHGSTPAPGPVGLFVEGTGPLVLHRLGVQALRPQTH, encoded by the coding sequence ATGTTCTCTCTTCCCGAATGGGCGCCCAATGTGCACCCGCTCATCGTCCATTTCCCTATAGCCCTGTTGGCTACGGCTGCCCTCTTCGACCTGCTCTCGCTCGTCCCTCCCGGGCGTCCCGGCGTTCGCAAGGTCGCTGTTAGCCTCTACACCCTGGGTGCGCTGGCCCTGGCCGTGGCCTTTTACACCGGCAGGGCAGCCGCCGATGGGCTGGATCTGCCCGCCCAGATCATCCCGCACGTCACCGACCACGCCGACTGGGCCGAGCGTACGCTGTGGTTCTTCGGCCTGTACGCAGGGGTACGCCTGCTCGCCCTGTGGTTCGAGGTCAAAGGAAAGTACCGGGTACCCCGCTGGATCCCCCTCCTGCTCTTTCTGGCGGGCACCGCCGGGTATTACCTGGTGGTGGAGACCGGTGATCATGGAGCCCGGCTCGTTTATGCCTATGGCGTCGGGGTGCAACCGGACGTGGAGCAGGCGGAGGAGAACATAGAAGAACCGGCTCCGGCTGCTCCCGCCGACACCGTGGCCCGTGTGGAGGTGCAGCCCGACGGCTCCTGGACCTGGCAACCCGGCCCGGGGGCTCCCCGCGTCCTCACCGAGACGTTTCGCTTCCTGCTGGGATCCCCTGCCAACCTCGTCCCTGTGGTGTCAGACAGCGGCCTGGTCCTGCAGGGCACGGGCCGTCCCGTCCTCTTCGTCCTGGACCGCCCCCTGGGGAGCCTCCAGGCCGAAGCCTCGCTGGACCTCCGCGCCTTCAAGGGCCGTTTCCGCCTGGTACATCACCTGCAGGATGCCCGCAACTACGACTTCCTCGAGGTCGCCGACGGCCGCCTCCTCCAGGGACGCATGCAGGAAGGGACCGCCGAAACGTTCGACGCTGCTCCGGCCCCGGCGGACGGGCCACTCGTCCTGAAAGTCGTCAGCGACGGCACCCACTTCCGGGGCTACGCACGGGACGAGATGGCCACCCACGGACACGGCTCGACGCCGGCCCCGGGGCCGGTAGGGCTCTTCGTCGAAGGCACCGGCCCCCTGGTGCTGCACCGTCTCGGCGTGCAGGCCCTGCGCCCCCAGACCCATTGA
- a CDS encoding DUF411 domain-containing protein, which translates to MSSRLRFFPAVLLVLAVVLLAGCQPSDTPTVTVYKSPTCGCCTAWVRHLEARGFRVRTTDMPDVSGMKRRLGVPATLASCHTAVVNGYVVEGHVPAGLVQRMLAEQPDITGLAVPGMPIGSPGMETPGRPPQPYQVLAFDRRGTRYVYATP; encoded by the coding sequence ATGTCCTCTCGTTTACGCTTTTTCCCCGCCGTGCTCCTCGTACTGGCTGTCGTGCTGCTGGCCGGATGCCAGCCGAGCGATACCCCGACCGTCACGGTGTATAAGAGCCCCACGTGCGGGTGTTGCACGGCCTGGGTCCGTCACCTCGAAGCCCGTGGTTTCCGGGTGCGAACCACCGACATGCCCGACGTCTCGGGCATGAAAAGACGCCTCGGTGTGCCGGCCACGCTGGCTTCCTGCCACACCGCCGTGGTGAACGGATACGTGGTGGAGGGCCATGTACCCGCCGGCCTGGTGCAACGGATGCTGGCCGAGCAACCCGACATCACCGGCCTGGCTGTGCCCGGTATGCCCATCGGCTCCCCCGGCATGGAGACGCCGGGCCGGCCCCCGCAGCCCTACCAGGTGCTCGCCTTCGACCGGCGCGGTACCCGGTACGTCTATGCCACGCCGTAA
- a CDS encoding SHOCT domain-containing protein, with protein MYDTHEWIGGMHWGWWVFLIACTLILVYLFSRWSSPEARGRRETSPMEILRRRYATGEISSEDYAERKAHLERDLS; from the coding sequence ATGTACGACACACACGAATGGATCGGCGGGATGCACTGGGGGTGGTGGGTATTCCTGATCGCCTGCACCCTGATCCTGGTCTATCTCTTCTCACGCTGGTCCTCCCCTGAGGCCCGGGGCCGACGCGAGACGTCGCCGATGGAGATTCTCAGGCGCCGGTATGCTACCGGAGAAATCAGCTCCGAGGACTATGCGGAGCGGAAAGCCCACCTCGAACGGGACCTCTCCTGA
- a CDS encoding SHOCT domain-containing protein: MMLFWALLLIVIVVVLLRLWPEPPTRSRSPSALEELQRRYARGEISTREYEQRKAQLKQP; the protein is encoded by the coding sequence ATGATGCTTTTCTGGGCGCTCTTACTGATCGTTATCGTGGTGGTCTTGCTCCGCCTCTGGCCGGAGCCTCCCACCCGGTCCCGGAGCCCGTCGGCGCTGGAGGAACTACAACGGCGCTATGCGCGCGGTGAGATTTCCACGCGGGAGTACGAACAGCGCAAAGCACAGTTGAAGCAGCCTTGA
- a CDS encoding Spy/CpxP family protein refolding chaperone — translation MMNTIKTTLAGLTMSLMLGVTLMLFAPALPAIAQHQHQHGQAAQTDTTRGMMQGGMMQNGMMQNGMMQMMHQRMQQMMSNPLQRAALLVHLLPTLQEPLALTDAQVAELKQHAQAFQAKRQELMQQMKAAQEQLQKVISEGEAAPDQVQARLEAIARHHARLQALAYETALQMKKVLTDEQRSKLAAISPMQWHRYMMENITMMQMMQMMHGGMMHGGMMQGGMMQGGMMQGGMMQGGMMQGGMMQGGKHPKNQRP, via the coding sequence TGAGCCTGATGCTCGGCGTTACCCTGATGCTCTTCGCCCCGGCGCTGCCGGCAATCGCCCAGCACCAACATCAACATGGGCAGGCTGCCCAGACCGATACGACCCGTGGCATGATGCAGGGCGGCATGATGCAGAACGGTATGATGCAGAACGGTATGATGCAGATGATGCATCAGCGGATGCAGCAGATGATGAGCAACCCCTTGCAACGTGCCGCCCTGCTGGTACATCTGCTGCCCACCCTGCAGGAGCCGCTGGCCCTTACCGACGCCCAGGTTGCGGAGCTTAAACAACACGCCCAGGCCTTTCAGGCCAAACGCCAGGAACTCATGCAACAGATGAAGGCGGCGCAAGAGCAACTTCAGAAAGTCATCTCGGAAGGAGAGGCCGCACCGGACCAGGTGCAGGCCCGCCTGGAGGCCATCGCCCGGCACCATGCCCGGCTACAGGCCCTCGCGTATGAAACCGCCCTCCAGATGAAAAAAGTGCTCACGGATGAGCAGCGTTCCAAACTGGCCGCCATCTCCCCCATGCAGTGGCATCGTTACATGATGGAAAATATCACCATGATGCAGATGATGCAGATGATGCACGGTGGCATGATGCACGGTGGCATGATGCAAGGCGGCATGATGCAGGGCGGCATGATGCAAGGCGGCATGATGCAGGGCGGCATGATGCAAGGCGGCATGATGCAGGGCGGCAAGCATCCAAAGAACCAGCGGCCGTAG